The genomic region CCCGCCGCCTGGCTGAACGCCTGCGCCGCGACCTGCTGCCCCGCCTGGGCTCCGGCGCCGAGGATGCGCCGCTGCTCCTCGTGGCCATCGCCGGCCCCAACAACGTCGGGAAGTCCACCCTCTTCAACGCGCTGGCGAAGGCGTCCCTGTCCCCCGCGCGTCCCGAGGGCGGACTCACCAAGCAGTGCCTGGCCGCTGCGAATCAAGAGACGTGGACGGGCGCGCTGAAGGACGTGCTCACCCAGCGCTACGACATCATCCCGGTGGCCGACGGCACCGTGGCGCCCGTGGACGAGCCCGGGCCTGCCGGCCGGCTGTACCTGGTGCTGTCGGATGCCGTACCGCGCGGACTGCTGGTGATGGACACGCCGGACTTCGACAGCGTGTACCGCGACAACCGCGAGCGGGCGGAGGCCCTGCTCGTCACGGTGGACGTGCTGGTGTTCGTGGTGAGCCGGCAGACGTACCAGAACGCGGCGCTGGTGGACTTCCTGCGCGCGGCGGTGGGCCACGGCAAGCCGTACCTGCTCGTCTACAACGAGGCCACGCGCGAGGAGGTGGCGCGCGGCCACCTGGACAAGCTGGCCCAGGACGTGGGCCACCCGCCCATCGCGCGATACCTGGCGCCGCACCAACCGGAGGTGGAGGCGGGGCTGAAGCCGCTGGCCACGGAGGCGCTGGATGGACGGCCGCCGCTCGCCGCGCTGCTGGGACAGGCGGAACATGCGCGCGAGTTGAAGGCACGGGCGCTGGAGGCTTCGCTGTCGGATGCGCGCTCGGAGCTGGACGCGGTGGCGCGAGCGGCGACCCGCGCGGCCCGTGAGCCGGAACGACTGCGGCAGCGGCTGCGGCACGACCTGCAAGGCATTGGCGCGCAGGCGGCGCTGAAGGCCGTGCCCGCGGACGTGCTCGTGGATGCGTTCCGCGACGAGTTGGATGCGCGCAGCACCTTCCACCGCTTCGTGCGCCTGCCGTTCCGCGGGCTGGCCACGGCGCTCTCGTTCGTGAGCCGCAAGGTGCGTGACTCCTTCACCGGCCCCCGGCCGAATGAGGCGCTGCCCACGCAGGCGGTGGATGACTCGCTGAAGGACGGGCTGCGCAGGCTGGTGGACGCCTTCGCGCCGGAAGTGGCCGCGTGGCGCGGAGACGCGGAGACACGGGAGAAGATGGAGCAGGCCTTCGGGCCCGCGATGCTCGGCAGGCTGGATGCACCGCTGGACCTTGGCGCGCTGCACGCGCACGCGGCGGACCGGGCCACGCTGTATGACTTCTGCCGCCAGCTCGTGGGCAGCGAGCTGCAGGGCGGCATGCGCGAGGAGCTGCTCCAGGCGCTCACCACGCTGGTGTACTCGGTGCCGTCCGGGGCGGCGGCTGTGGTGACGGTGGCCACCGGCGGCCTGGGCCATGACGCGGTGGTGTGGGCGGGGACGCTCCTGTCCACGCCGCTGCTGGAGCGCTTCGTGGATCTGCTGGGCGCCCAGGTGCGCGCGACGGTGACGCGCAAGTGGGCGGACGCGCACGGGGCCACGCTGGCTCAGGCCATGGAGAAGCGCTTCTTCGCGGAGCTGTTGTCCCACCTGGACGGCCAGGCGGAAGGCTGGCTGCGCACCGCCTCCACCCTGGAGACGGCACGGCGGGCGGCGGAGTAGGCGGCCGGCTCCTGACAGGGCCCGGCCTCCTCGATGGCGGCGAGACTTCGTGCCTCGTCGCCACCGATGCGTCATGCTGGGTCCGCCATGACCGGTCCGGGCCCGGAGGCGGGTTCTCCTCTCATCCTGTCGTTCCGTCACCTGCTGACCGAGTCCGTCAGTGCGTTCCTCGACGAGGCGGACATGACATGTCCGCAGACGGCGGACGCGCTCAGCGAACTGCTGGTGACGCTGTCGCGCTACCGCGAAGAGGGCGCGCTGCTGTTCCCCACCGCGTTCCTGGGTGACGACCTGGGCGCGATGCTGGAGATGCTGGGCGGGCACGACCCGATTCCCCTGGGCTCGGGGCCGCGCAACCGCGACACCATCCAGCGTGCGCTCAAGCAGTGCGCGCCGCTGGGACAGGGGCGCTGGTGGGCGCTGTACCTGCTGCGTGAGCCCTCGGGCCTCACCTACGGCATCTTCCGGACGGATCCGTTCCCCCTGGCGGAGACTCCGCTGGAGCGCCTGCGGCACGCGCCGGACCGGGGCGCACGGGTGGTGGGCGTGTTGCAGCTCGCGGACAACATCATCGAGCTGCGCGGAGGCGGCGGGCTGTGCCGGCACGTGTACCTGTCCGGCGCGCGCGTCGACCTGGAGCCGCCCTCCGCGGTGCTGGACGCGCTGGCGAGCGCGGTGACCGAGCAGGTCCTGCCCTCCAGCCGCGAGTACGCGCGGGGCTTCTTCCGGCGGGTGCTGTTCGAGGTGATGCAGTCCTCGCACGGCACGCTGGTGGCGGTGCTGCCCCGCGAGCGCGCGGGTTCAGCGCTGTTCGTGGACGGCATCCTGTTGCCCCGGCCCATGGACGTGGTGGCGTTGCTGGACCGGCACCACGCGACCCAGGACGGCAGCGCGGCGTCAGCGGTGCGGGCGGCCGCGCAGCTCTTGCGCGGCATGATGGCCACCGACGGCATCACCGTGCTGCGCGCGGACGGGTGCATCCTCGGGTACAACGTCTTCGTGCGTCACCCGGAGACCCTGGCGCGGCAGCCGGGCTTCTTCGGTGGAGCCCGCCGGCGGACGTTCGAGGTGCTGTGCGCGGCCCTGGGGAACGAACTCGCCGCGGCGTTCATCCGCTCGCAGGACGGGGACGTCGCGTGCCGTCGCGCGTGACGGTTTCCTGTTTTGCGCGCTGTCCGGATTGATGGCGGCCCTGAGGGACAGAGGACCCTGCAGGTCGCATT from Corallococcus exiguus harbors:
- a CDS encoding GTPase, giving the protein MKDPRALRTALASALDALPASERFPDSGDADVARRLAERLRRDLLPRLGSGAEDAPLLLVAIAGPNNVGKSTLFNALAKASLSPARPEGGLTKQCLAAANQETWTGALKDVLTQRYDIIPVADGTVAPVDEPGPAGRLYLVLSDAVPRGLLVMDTPDFDSVYRDNRERAEALLVTVDVLVFVVSRQTYQNAALVDFLRAAVGHGKPYLLVYNEATREEVARGHLDKLAQDVGHPPIARYLAPHQPEVEAGLKPLATEALDGRPPLAALLGQAEHARELKARALEASLSDARSELDAVARAATRAAREPERLRQRLRHDLQGIGAQAALKAVPADVLVDAFRDELDARSTFHRFVRLPFRGLATALSFVSRKVRDSFTGPRPNEALPTQAVDDSLKDGLRRLVDAFAPEVAAWRGDAETREKMEQAFGPAMLGRLDAPLDLGALHAHAADRATLYDFCRQLVGSELQGGMREELLQALTTLVYSVPSGAAAVVTVATGGLGHDAVVWAGTLLSTPLLERFVDLLGAQVRATVTRKWADAHGATLAQAMEKRFFAELLSHLDGQAEGWLRTASTLETARRAAE